In Carassius carassius chromosome 19, fCarCar2.1, whole genome shotgun sequence, a single genomic region encodes these proteins:
- the LOC132095428 gene encoding myosin, light chain 1, alkali; skeletal, fast — MAPKKDAKKPEPAKKAEPAPAPAPAPEPEAPPKPAGVDLSGVKVDFNQDQMEDYREAFGLFDRVGDNKVAYNQIADIMRALGQNPTNKEVTKILGNPTADDMANKRVDFEGFLPMLQFVVNSPNKATYDDYVEGLRVFDKEGNGTVMGAELRIVLSTLGEKMTEIEIDALMQGQEDENGCVNYEAFVKHIMSV, encoded by the exons ATGGCACCAAAGAAGGACGCTAAGAAGCCTGAGCCTGCCAAGAAAGCAGAGCCTGCACCTGCCCCCGCTCCTGCGCCCGAACCCGAGGCCCCACCTAAACCCGCAGGAGTAGATCTGTCCGGTGTGAAG GTCGATTTCAACCAGGACCAGATGGaag ATTACAGGGAGGCCTTCGGACTTTTTGACAGAGTTGGTGACAACAAAGTAGCCTACAACCAGATTGCAGATATCATGCGTGCACTGGGACAGAACCCAACCAACAAAGAGGTTACAAAGATCCTGGGCAACCCTACTGCTGATG ATATGGCAAACAAGAGAGTCGACTTTGAGGGTTTCCTGCCCATGCTGCAGTTTGTGGTCAACAGCCCAAACAAGGCAACATACGATGACTACGTTGAGGGTCTGCGTGTATTCGATAAGGAGGGCAACGGAACAGTAATGGGTGCTGAGCTGCGTATCGTCTTGTCAACACTGG GTGAGAAAATGACTGAAATTGAGATCGATGCTCTCATGCAAGGCCAGGAGGATGAAAATGGCTGTGTGAACTATGAGG CTTTCGTCAAACACATCATGTCTGTGTAA